The DNA window GTTCTTGGTTTTATTACGAGGCATGAAAAGATTCAAAAATTAATATTATGGGTAGAGAGAAATGGTTTCGGTCCACTATTTTTGCTCATTTGTTTTCCGTTCACTCCATCTGCGATTATCAATATTGTTGCTGGTTTGTCTAATATGAAAAAGAATACATATCTATGGACAGTTACGCTTGGGAAATTCATCATGATATCCGTCGTGAGTTTCATTGGATCTGATATTAAATCATTTGTAACGCAACCATTGCGAACGGCTATTGTTGTGCTTGTAATTGCCAATCTTTGGTTTGTCGGGAAATGGATCGAAAAACGAATTAATACAAAAGTGGAAGCTGATCTTCAAAAAATTAGTAATGAAAGTAAACTTAAAAGAGGAGAAAATCTTGAGTAAAACGAAAAAAGAAGTAGTAGAATGGTTAGCAGCAATCATCATTGGGGTAGTTATCGTTACGATAGTTCGTATGTTTATTGCAACTAATTACGAAGTTGTTGGGAAATCCATGATGCCAACAGTTTCTGATCATGATAAAGTGATTGTGAACAAGCTTTCACCGATCAATCGGATGGATATTATTATATTTCATGGAGCACAAAATGAAGATTATGTAAAAAGAGTGATTGGGATTCCAGGAGATACGATTAAATACGAAAACGATGAGTTATTTATTAACAATAAAAAAGTAGAAGAGCCATTTCTAGAAACGTATGAAGCTTATAAACATCCGGAAGAAAATTTTACGGAGGATTTTGAGTTATCCGAGGTAACTGGTAGTATGACGGTTCCTCCGAATAGGTATTTTGTATTGGGTGATAATCGTATGTCTAGTCTAGATAGTCGATACTTTCACTTTATTGAAAAAGATGAGATTATTGGTGAAGTAAAAGTGAGATATTGGCCAATTTCTAGTTTTACATTTAACTTTTATTCCGAATAATTTCCCTCTCTATCGTATGTTTTGTACAATAGAAGTAAGGGATTATTCGGATTTTTTTATGGAGAGGGGCTAGGTTATTTTGTCATTACGAATAGTTACTGGTCGATCTGGATCAGGCAAGACAAATTTCATGCAAAGAGAAATAGTTAATACACTAAAAGCGGCTCCATTAGGAGATCCGTTATTTTATATTGTTCCAGACCAAATGTCTTTTTCTAGTGAGTATGATCTTGCTGCTGGTTCAGGACTTGAAGGGTTAATACGAGCACAGGTGACGACATTTAAGCGATTGGCTTGGCGTGTGCTACAAGAGACTGGCGGAATTGCTAAAGAAGAAATAAGTGGATTTGGGTACCGGATGCTGATCCGAAGTTTGTTGGAAGACAATAAAGAAGAGTTTAAATTATTTAAGAGAGCTGCAACCAAACGAGGATTTACAGATCAAATAGAAGTGCTATTGAAAGAGTTTAGTCGCTACTGTCTCGACAGTGCGACAATGTCCAACGCTCTAAATGATTTGCAAACAGTAAATGCACCTAAAACCTTACTCGATAAATCATCGGACATTATGATGATGCTTGATTTGATGGAACAAAAATTAGGAGCAAGCTATATTGACGGAGAAGGTTTTTTAACATTACTAGCAACGAAAATTGAAGACTCGGGACTGTTAGGGAAATCGGAAATCTATATTGATGGATTTACATCATTCACAACGAGAGAACTAGAAATTATTTTAGCGTTAATGAAAAAAGTGAAGCGAATTACTGTTGCCCTTCCGATGGAGTCTTTAGCGGATTCCCTAGACGAGCAGTCCTTATTTTATCAACCTGCAAATACATGTGCTAGATTATTAGAAATGGCACAAGTAGAAAATTTGGAAGTTGAAAATATCGTTCACTTAGCAGAACAAAAGCGTTTTGCTGTAACGGAACTTGCTCATATAGAAGAAAACTTTGATCAGTTACCTCCGCTAGAGGTGAAAACAGAAGGATATTTACGAATAACGGAAGCGTCCAATCGTCGCGCTGAAATACATGCTGTGGCAAGGGAAATACGGGAACTGATGCAGCATAAAGAGGTTCGTTACAAGGAAATGGCGATCTTACATCGCGATGCAGAAACATATGAAGGTTTAATAGAAACGATATTCCCGCAGTATGATATTCCTGTATTTATTAGCCAAAAGAAATCGATGCTACATCACCCTTTAATTGAGCTAAGTCGAACGGTATTGGAAATTATTCGTACGGGTTGGAAGTACGAGCCAATGTTTCGGGCAATAAAAACAGATTTATTCTTTCCTCCAGGCGCTCCAAAAAATAAGTGGAGAGAGCGTGCGGACAGGTTAGAAAATTTTGTGCTGTCCTTTGGTATATACGGGGATAGATGGCATGAAGCACGCAGGTGGATTTACAAAAAGTATCGTGGACTAGAATTTTATTCGAAAGTGCAAACAGATGAGGAATTAAGTATCCAAGCAGATATTCATGCTGTTCGAGATATTGTCGTTGATCCTTTATTAAAACTTTCAAAGCAATTAGATAAAAGTAAAACGGCTTTGGACATTGCGACAGCTTTGTTTACCTTTATGGAGTCTCTTCAAGTGTATGACAAGCTACAAAGCCTGAAGCAAATAGAAGAAGAAAATGGTCAATTGTTACTCGCTTCAGAGCATGAGCAGGCATGGAACGAGTGGGTTAATGTATTAGACCAATTTGTATTAATGTTTGGCGAAAAAGAAATGACAATAGAGGAAGCAGCGAAAATATTAGAGGAAGGGTATGATCAATTAACCTTTTCTCGGATTCCTCCGACAGTCGATCAAGTAATCGTCGCAAGTGTTGACATTGCCCGATTGTCTAATATGCAAGCTGTTTTTGTTATTGGGGTAAATGATGGTGTATTTCCTAAACGGATGGACCATGAAGGATTATTATCGGATTCCGAGCGTGAGTGGTTTACACAAATCGGTTTTGAACTTGCTCCAACATCTAAAATGCGTCTCCTGGATGAAAATTATTTGACCTATAAAGCATTTACTACTGCCTCTAACTATTTATTCGTGTCCTATCCTATTGCGGATAGTGAAGGGAAAGCTTTGCTTGCATCCATGTATATAAAGAAACTGCAACAAATGGTTAGTGGAATTTCCGTAGAATTCGCTGTGATGGACCCGACGGATTTTTCGAAAGAAATAGTTGATATGTCTGCAATCAGTCACCCTAGAACGACATTACCTTACGTGGTTATGCAATTACGGGAAGCGATGGAAACTGGAAATCTATCAGAAGTATGGCAATCGGTGTATCACTATTATATGGATGATCCGTATTGGTCCAAATTGTTAAATCGCATTATTAAACCATTAATCCAAGGGAATAAAACAGAAAGACTATCTCAGGAAATGACGTCTGCTTTATACGGGGAAACAATTTCATCTAGTGTGTCACGTGTGGAGAAATACTATAGCTGCCCATTTGCTCACTTTGCTGCATATGGCTTAAAGTTAGAGGAACGTGCAGAGTATCGATTAGAAGCTCCAGCAATGGGCGACTTATTTCACGCAGCACTTAAATGGATTGCGGATGAAACGAAGCGGTTAGATCTAACTTGGGCCCAACTTACCAAAGAGCAATGCGTGAAACTGGCTAAAGAAGCGGTAAATCAAATCGTGCCTGTATTTGTCCATCAATTATTACTTAGTACGAATCGCTACCGTTATATTCAGCGTAAGTTAGAGCAAATTGTGGCGTCAACACTTATAGCACTTAGCAAACATTCCAAAGTATCCAGTTTTGTACCGATTGCAATTGAAGCTGGATTTGGCCCTGGAGAAGAATTACCTTCCCTTGAAATTCCGTTAAAGCATCATCGTAACATGCAGTTACGTGGGCGAATTGACCGGGTCGATGCTGCAAATGTAAATGGCAATATGTTCGTGCGAATTGTTGATTATAAATCTTCGAAAAAAGGCATTGATTTAAACGAGGTGTATCACGGTTTATCCCTTCAAATGTTAACTTATCTAGATGTTGCCATCGAGAATGCACCAATATGGTTACATGAAGATGCGGAGCCAGCAGGTGTTTTATATGTGCATATGCATAATCCATTTATTCAATCCCAAAAAGAAATGGAAGATGCCGAGCTGCAGGATGCTATCTATAAATCCTATAAAATGAACGGCTTATTGCTCGATGATCCTGAGGTCATTATGGAAATGGATGAACAAATAGAAGGATTTTCGAAGGTCATTCCTGTTCGGATGAATAAAGATGGAAACCTGTCAAAAGCTTCCTCTAAAGTAGTAGAGCCAGAGCAAATGAAACTTTTACAGTCCTTTGTACGTAAAAAGCATGAGCAGGCAGGTAACGGCATGAATGCAGGAGATACGCGCGTGTATCCGTATCGTTTAAAGGACAAAATGCCTTGCACGTATTGTTCGTATCGAAGTGTGTGTCAATTTGATCCGCAAGATCCAGCACAAGGAGTACGTGTACTAAAAGTAGAGCAACCAGATGTTGTTACAGAAAAAATTCGAGAGGAGATGGGACAAAATGAAGATTCCTAATATGCCAGCAGAGCTAACTTGGACACCTGCGCAATGGAAAGCTATTTGGGCAACCGGTGCAGACGTACTTGTGTCTGCAGCAGCAGGCTCAGGAAAAACAGCTGTCCTCATCGACCGGCTCATTCAAAAAGTAATTGCAAAAGAAAATCCGATTAATGTCGATGAACTCCTAGTGGTGACTTTCACCAATGCATCTGCAGCAGAAATGCGTCATCGAATGGGAGAAGCTTTAGAAAAAGCAATCGCTATCGACCCATCATCGAGTCATTTACGAAAGCAACTTAATCTCTTAAATAAAGCGCAAATATCGACGCTTCATTCCTTCTGCTTAAACATTGTTCGACAATATTCGTACATGTTGACAATTGATCCTGGTTTCCGGATTGCGAATGAAACAGAAGCAGCTCTAATGCGGGATGATATATTAGCTGAAGTACTAGAAGAAGCGTATCAAATGGAAAATCCAGAGGCGATGTACCGACTTTCTGATAGCTTCACATCGGACCGAGATGATCAGTCCATTGAAGTAATGATTGACAAGTTGTACACATATGCTCGGGTACATCCTGAACCGAAAAAATGGTTACTTGCTATTCCGGAAGCCTACACATTAAGCGAAGAAATTACCATTGATGAGCTTTCTTTTATAGATCCACTGAAGCTTGCCATTATTCACCACTTAGAAGAAGCAATTGCAGTAACAGTAGAAATTCGTAAGCTCGCAACACTTCCGAATGGACCTGCTCCACTGGCGGAAACTGCTATGAAGGATGAACAGGTGATTCAAGAGGCAATACGTCTAATGAAAATGAGTGCTTGGCAAGATGTGTTTTATTATTTCCAAAGCATGGCGTGGGTCAAAGCTGCATCGATAAAAAAAAATTCTTGTGACGAAGCACTTAAGAAACAGGCAACAAGTAAAAGAAATAAAGTGAAAAAAATTGTAAATGATCTAAAAGAAAATTATTTTACTAGAACACCAGAACGTTTGCTAGAGGAAATGCGCTTAATGGCTCCTCAGTTACAAACATTAGTGGAACTAGCAATTGCTTATGGTGAACGGTATACGGTGGCTAAAAATGAAAAAGGGCTAGTAGATTTTTCTGATTTAGAGCATTATGCGTTGGAAATTTTAACCGAGCGTCAAGAGGATGGGCAGCTCGTACCGTCCGCCATTGCAGAGGAATATCAAAATCGCTTCAAGGAAGTACTGGTCGATGAATATCAGGATACGAACCGATTACAGGAAACTATCTTACAACTTGTGAAAAGCAGGGACGAAAGTACTGGCAATATGTTCATGGTAGGAGACGTGAAGCAATCCATTTATCGATTCCGGTTAGCAGAGCCTATGCTGTTTTTAGGAAAGTATCTTACTTTCAATGATATGCCCGAGAATTCTGGGGTGAGGATCGATTTAAATGCAAACTTCAGAAGTCGAAAAGAAGTGCTACACGCAACAAATTATATTTTCCAGCAAGTGATGGGAGAAAAAGTAGGCGAAATAAATTACGATGATGCGGCTTCTTTAAAACCTCAAGCTCCCTACGATGAGGCAGAAGCAGCTGTTGAACTTGCCCTTCTCTATGAAGTAGAGGATGGTAGCGTAGAAATAGTAGAAGAGGACGCAGAAAAAGTAGAATTAAATGCGGAGGAAGAGCTAAAGAAATCACAAGCAGAAGCTCGGTATATCATATCCAAAATAAAAGAAATGATAGACACAGGAGCTACTGTTTATGATCCTTGGAAGCAAACTTCCCGTCCAGTTCAATATAGCGACATGGTCATCTTAATGCGTTCCATGACTTGGTCTCAGGAAGTAACAGACCAATTTAAAGAGGCTGGGATTCCGTTATATGCAGAGCTTTCCAAAGGATATTTTGAAGCGATCGAAGTGCTTATTATGCTTCATACACTTCGAACCATTGATAATCCTTACCAAGATATTTCCCTTGCGTCCGTCCTCCGTTCTCCTTTTGTTGGATTAACAGAGTCGGAGCTAGCCCTTATACGTCTTTCTGCACCGAAAGAACCTTTTTATGATGCTTTAAAATCCTTTGTATCGAGTGGGGGAGCCGGGATTTCTGCAGATACGAGTGAGAAACTACAGCGTTTTTTATTACAGTTTGAAGATTGGCGGAATCTAAGTCGTAGAGGGTCGCTAGCCGATTTAATTTGGCGAATCTATTTAGATACCCATTATTATGAAATAGTTGGGTCGATGCCAAATGGAAAGCAGCGACAAGCGAATTTACGTGTTTTACATGACCGAGCTGTCGATTATGAAAAGACCTCCTTCCGAGGCTTATTCCGCTTTTTACGTTTTATCGATCGCATGCGAAAACGTGGAGATGATTTAGGAACAGCACGTGCGATTAGTGAAAAAGAAAATGTTGTCCGGCTGATGACGATTCACTCTTCCAAAGGCTTGGAGTTCCCAATTGTATTTTTGGGAGGAATGGGTAGACCATTTAACCAAATGGACTTTAATGAACCGTATTTATTCGACCAATCGTTTGGACTTGCTGTAAAAGCAATCGATCCTGACAAACGTATTTCCTTTACTTCCTTGCCATTCTTATCTATGAAAGAAAAGAAACAAATGGAGTTAAAAGCGGAAGAAATGCGTGTCCTATATGTGGCTATGACTCGTGCAAAAGAGCATTTATTTCTCCTTGCATCTGTGAAAGACCTTGCGAAAACACTGGAGAAATGGGAAGACGCTCAAGCACTTATGAGCGATGAGATGCTACCTGACTATATTCGTGCTAAAGCGAAGGGATATTTAGATTGGATTGGTCCTGCACTTGCAAGACATGCAGATTATACGCAAATATCCAACGTAGTGGAAGCCAACATCGTCGCGAGTGAATCGAGGTGGACAATTGTTGCGAAACCTATCGATGACTTAAAAATTCAGACAGAAGCAATAGTAAAAGAGAAAATTACGTTAGACATGCTTATAGATCAGGAGAAGTCCGACCTACTTTCGGATATACAGGCTCGATTTGATACACCATATGCCTTTGAATATGCTACGCATAAACGATCGAAACAATCGGTAAGCGAAATGAAAAAAATCCAACAATTAATGGAGCGAGAAGAAGACTATTTCCAAGCAAACAGGAATACTAGTAGTCTCACCAAAATCGCGAAGCGTCCATTCTTTCTTCAGCAAGAAGAAAAATTGACTGGAGCAGAAGTCGGTACAGCAGTACATGCATTTATGCAAAATGTTGATTTGGCAGAAGTGAAAACAGTAGAGCAAGTAATCGCATTTGCAGATAAGCTTGCAGAACGAGAAATCTTAACAAAAGCAGAACAACTTTCGATTCATCCAGACAAAATAGTGCCTTTCTTCCATTCCGACATAGCGGCACGATTGCGAGCTGCAAAAGAAGTGATGCGAGAATTTCCATTCACATACGCCTTACGTGATCAAGATGGAGATAAGCAAATAATTCAAGGGGTTGTCGACTGCTTGTTTTTAGAAGATGATGGCCGCTGGGTTTTACTCGATTATAAAACGGATCGGGTCCAGCATTTATTAAATAATGATTCTTTACTACAACAGGAAATGAAAAATCGTTACCAGATTCAGCTATCTCTTTATGCTCAAGCGATTGAAGCGATTATGCAAGTGGAGATTAAAGAAAAAACACTGTATTTATTTGATGGAAATAAAACTGTGTCATTATAAGGGGGAATAAGATTGTTGATGCGTCCAACAGGAGAGAAAGAACGAGTAATATCCATTGACGTTATGAGAGGGTTTGCGTTATTAGGGATTTTTGTCGTCAATATGTTATTTTTTCATTCGCCATATATTTATGTAAATCCATATAGTTGGTACCAAGCTCCAGGGGATTATGAAACATATAAGTGGATAGATATCTTTGTACAAGGCAGTGTTTATCCGTTATTTTCTATGCTATTTGGGTATGGGCTTGCGATGCAATTTATGAAGACGCAAGAAAAAGGAACTTCCTTTACAAAGCTAGCTGTTAGAAGGTTGTTAGTTTTGTTACTAATAGGATGCATACATGCGTTTCTTATTTGGTCAGGTGATATTTTAATCACTTATGCACTAGCAGGATTAGTATTAATAACAATGATGAAGCTAAAGCCTTTTTGGTTATTGTTAATAAGTGCTCTTTTATTTTTAATTCCAAATGGGTTATTAAGCGGATTATTGTTTGTTTTAGCTAAGGTTGATCCGAATAATGCAATATTATATACCGGCATTCAAGAAGTAGAAGCATCAATCGTCGCGTATTCTCAAGGCTCTTGGGTAGATGTATTTTGGCAAAGATTAGATGATTGGTTATATGTGACAGGAGGTGGAGCAATTGTTATTATGATGATAATTATGATCGTTCCGTTTTTATTAATTGGTGCAGCAGCTGCAAAGTTAAAGTTAATCGAAAGAGCGCGAGAGTTAAAAGTGTTTTGGATTATCACAATTATTATTGGATTGGCAGCTGGTACTGCCATTAAATGGATCCCTTATGTGATGGGAGATAATGTGTTTACCATAACTGCACAGGATACATTTGGGGGACCGCTACAAGCAATGGCATATGCAGGAATAATTGCCTTACTATGTACAATTCCTGTTGTACCTAAAATCTTATCACCGGTTGCAAAAGCTGGAAGAATGTCGATGACAATCTATTTAATGCAATCTATTATTGCTACTACTATATTTTATGCATATGGATTTGGATTGTATGGAAAGATTGATATTGTAACAGGAACATGGATGGCGGTAGGCATATATGTTTTACAACTAGTATTTGCGGAGATATGGTTTATACGATTTGAGCAAGGACCAGTAGAAGCATTGTGGAGAAAACTGACTTATTCAAATATTTTATCTAAAAAGGATGAAAACAAAATCAATTTGTAATAGACTAGAGACTAGATTCAAAACTATTTGAAGGAGAGTCGACACGATGAAACTATTATCATACCGATTAAATGATAAAATTTACTTCGGACCAAAAGTGAAAAAAGAAGAGGCAGTATGGGATGTACTAAGCATACAAGAGACACTCCAGGTTTTACCTAGTTTTCCGACATCCATTGTTCAAGGTGTAAGTTTTGGGATGGATTTTATCGAGCAGATTCGTAAACTTGTAGAAGTAGCTTCGAAAGAGGAAAATGCAAATAGTTTTAAACGTTCCTTTACGGAAATCGAATGGCTATCCCCAATTCCTCGCACTCCGAAAAATATCATGGCTATTGGTAAAAACTACGCTGACCATGCAAAAGAAATGGGAGGTGTAGCGAATGATTTTGTCGTATTTACAAAGGCTCCAACTACTATTGCTGCAGACGAACAAACGCTTACCGTTCATGCAGATATAACATCCTCTTATGATTATGAAGGGGAACTGGCAGTTGTTATAGGAAAAGAAGGGAAAAATATACCAACGAAATTAGCATATGACTATGTGTTTGGTTATACTATTGCAAATGATTTAACAGCACGTGATTTACAAACGAAGCACCAACAATATTTCCTTGGAAAAAGTTTAAATGGCTCATGTCCACTAGGTCCTTATGTTGTGACTAAAGATGAACTGCCAAACCCGCAAGAACTTGCGATTGTGACAAAAGTAAATGATGAAATTCGTCAAAATGGACTAACTTCTGATATGATTTATTCGGTGGAACAAATTATTTCGGAAATTTCTAGAGTTGTTACCTTAGAGCCAGGTGATGTAATTTTAACAGGAACTCCTGCTGGGGTAGGGAAGGGTTTTAATCCTCCTAAGTTTCTGAAATCAGGCGATATTGTGAAAGTGTCTATTGAAGGAATCGGTACGTTGGTTAACAAGTTCGAGTAATATTTGGATAAAAGTGTTATAGTATATTTATATAATAAAATAACGTCGAGGTGAGACAAATGGATTTTTTAGCAAGTACACATTTACACATTACAACTTGGGTAGTAGCATTAATTCTATTTTTTGTTGCATTAGCTATGGCTAATCCAAAAGTTGTTCAAATGATTTTACGATTAGACTATCTATTGATTATTGCAACTGGTATAGCATTGTTCATGAAAGGGATGGACTATGGCGAGGGTATGCTTTATGGCATGAAATTTTTAGCAGGTATTTTAGTTATTGGTATGATGGAAATGACATTAGTGAAAAAGAAAAAAGGCAAAGCCTATACAACATTTTTAGTTTTGGTTTTTGTTTTCTTCTTCATCGCTCTTTTCCTTGGATTCAAACTACCAATGGGCATAAATTTCTTAGCTTAATTAATCGGAAGGGGCTTTCCAGTAGTGGAAGCTCCTTTTCATTTGAGAACAAGTATGATATTTTTGGGAGTAATGAATGAAAAGGAGTGATATAACAAATGCTAGGGGTATCCTTACTAATATTCGTCATCCTATTGATGATGATCTTTGTTGTTGCTTCCTTTATTGTTTCTAAAGTTAACAAAAAAACATACGATCCTGACTAGATGATCAACATTGAAATGAGTATGCATAACACGTCAAAGCCACCGAATTAATTGGTGGCTTTTGTTAATGGATTTAACAGTTAATCTAGATTAATCGGGGAGTCGTCCGATTAGGCTGCCAGCCATCCGATTATATGGTAAAGCCACCCGATTATTTAGTTGAACCATCCGATTATTCGGGTAAACCACCCGATTATGTGGTTATGCCATCCGATTATTCGGCTCAACCATCCGATTAAGGGGAATATGGGTTTCATCTAGCCATTTACTTGTAAGAAACAACTTGTTTTATCGAAGTAACTTTTTATTTATGACACAGTTTGGACGAATTATCGGTTATTTTTAGGACATTCCTGTTTAAACGATAGCGATTAAAACGTAGCTTTGTTAAAATAACGTTGATGTGTTGAACAAATTGTTAGATCTAGTGACTTGCGCTTCTGCTGTTCTAGATAAAGGAGGATTTACCTTGAAATTAAAAAAATGGCTTGTAACCGGTTTATTGATTAGTGGTCTTTGGGTGACAACGACTCAAACTACCAATGCAGAAGAAAACGCTTCTATACATAACGAAAGTATATACGATTTATATGTAGATCGTTATTTTAATAAAGTTATTTCCAATGATTATGACGTAAATGCAAAAGATCCAAATGCTTTTGCAGGTGGGGATTTTGTTGGGATTATTGATAAGATGGCACATATTAAAGATATGGGCTTTACGACTATTTCTATTGGACCTGTATTCGCAACTGAAACCTATGATGGTAAGAGGATTTTAGATTTTAATGAGATTGAAAAGCGTTTTGGTACTCCAGAAGAATTCCAAAAACTTATTGATGAAGCGCATAAACAAAATCTAAAAATAATGATCGAGTTTCCTTTAAATAATTATAGTGTCAATCATGTTTGGAATGTAGACAATGAAAAGAAAGATTGGATTATTTCTACTGAAAATGGTGTCCTGCAATTAGATCTTTCAAATGATGAAGTGCAGAAAGCTTTAACAGAAGAAGTCGTTAGTTTTGCAAGTAAATATGAAATTGATGGTGTAAAACTTTCTGAATTAGATACTGCTCCTACAGCTTTTATTAATGAAATCATTGCAAGTGTAAAAGAAGTACGTGATCCAATGTATGTCATTGCCCTAGAAGAATCGGATGCAGATTTTGATGTAAAATATTCTGAAGAATTACAAGTAAACTTTCGAGATGCCTTTAAAAATACGGATTATCCAACAGCTGGTATTGGTTCTACGAACTACAATGATTTACTAATGATTGATGATTTAACTACGGAAAGATTTACTTATTATAGTGCACTTGAAAATATGTTTCCTCCTACTCGTATTAGAACAGCGATAGGTGCGATGCTAACAATG is part of the Psychrobacillus sp. FSL H8-0483 genome and encodes:
- the addA gene encoding helicase-exonuclease AddAB subunit AddA, encoding MKIPNMPAELTWTPAQWKAIWATGADVLVSAAAGSGKTAVLIDRLIQKVIAKENPINVDELLVVTFTNASAAEMRHRMGEALEKAIAIDPSSSHLRKQLNLLNKAQISTLHSFCLNIVRQYSYMLTIDPGFRIANETEAALMRDDILAEVLEEAYQMENPEAMYRLSDSFTSDRDDQSIEVMIDKLYTYARVHPEPKKWLLAIPEAYTLSEEITIDELSFIDPLKLAIIHHLEEAIAVTVEIRKLATLPNGPAPLAETAMKDEQVIQEAIRLMKMSAWQDVFYYFQSMAWVKAASIKKNSCDEALKKQATSKRNKVKKIVNDLKENYFTRTPERLLEEMRLMAPQLQTLVELAIAYGERYTVAKNEKGLVDFSDLEHYALEILTERQEDGQLVPSAIAEEYQNRFKEVLVDEYQDTNRLQETILQLVKSRDESTGNMFMVGDVKQSIYRFRLAEPMLFLGKYLTFNDMPENSGVRIDLNANFRSRKEVLHATNYIFQQVMGEKVGEINYDDAASLKPQAPYDEAEAAVELALLYEVEDGSVEIVEEDAEKVELNAEEELKKSQAEARYIISKIKEMIDTGATVYDPWKQTSRPVQYSDMVILMRSMTWSQEVTDQFKEAGIPLYAELSKGYFEAIEVLIMLHTLRTIDNPYQDISLASVLRSPFVGLTESELALIRLSAPKEPFYDALKSFVSSGGAGISADTSEKLQRFLLQFEDWRNLSRRGSLADLIWRIYLDTHYYEIVGSMPNGKQRQANLRVLHDRAVDYEKTSFRGLFRFLRFIDRMRKRGDDLGTARAISEKENVVRLMTIHSSKGLEFPIVFLGGMGRPFNQMDFNEPYLFDQSFGLAVKAIDPDKRISFTSLPFLSMKEKKQMELKAEEMRVLYVAMTRAKEHLFLLASVKDLAKTLEKWEDAQALMSDEMLPDYIRAKAKGYLDWIGPALARHADYTQISNVVEANIVASESRWTIVAKPIDDLKIQTEAIVKEKITLDMLIDQEKSDLLSDIQARFDTPYAFEYATHKRSKQSVSEMKKIQQLMEREEDYFQANRNTSSLTKIAKRPFFLQQEEKLTGAEVGTAVHAFMQNVDLAEVKTVEQVIAFADKLAEREILTKAEQLSIHPDKIVPFFHSDIAARLRAAKEVMREFPFTYALRDQDGDKQIIQGVVDCLFLEDDGRWVLLDYKTDRVQHLLNNDSLLQQEMKNRYQIQLSLYAQAIEAIMQVEIKEKTLYLFDGNKTVSL
- the addB gene encoding helicase-exonuclease AddAB subunit AddB — translated: MSLRIVTGRSGSGKTNFMQREIVNTLKAAPLGDPLFYIVPDQMSFSSEYDLAAGSGLEGLIRAQVTTFKRLAWRVLQETGGIAKEEISGFGYRMLIRSLLEDNKEEFKLFKRAATKRGFTDQIEVLLKEFSRYCLDSATMSNALNDLQTVNAPKTLLDKSSDIMMMLDLMEQKLGASYIDGEGFLTLLATKIEDSGLLGKSEIYIDGFTSFTTRELEIILALMKKVKRITVALPMESLADSLDEQSLFYQPANTCARLLEMAQVENLEVENIVHLAEQKRFAVTELAHIEENFDQLPPLEVKTEGYLRITEASNRRAEIHAVAREIRELMQHKEVRYKEMAILHRDAETYEGLIETIFPQYDIPVFISQKKSMLHHPLIELSRTVLEIIRTGWKYEPMFRAIKTDLFFPPGAPKNKWRERADRLENFVLSFGIYGDRWHEARRWIYKKYRGLEFYSKVQTDEELSIQADIHAVRDIVVDPLLKLSKQLDKSKTALDIATALFTFMESLQVYDKLQSLKQIEEENGQLLLASEHEQAWNEWVNVLDQFVLMFGEKEMTIEEAAKILEEGYDQLTFSRIPPTVDQVIVASVDIARLSNMQAVFVIGVNDGVFPKRMDHEGLLSDSEREWFTQIGFELAPTSKMRLLDENYLTYKAFTTASNYLFVSYPIADSEGKALLASMYIKKLQQMVSGISVEFAVMDPTDFSKEIVDMSAISHPRTTLPYVVMQLREAMETGNLSEVWQSVYHYYMDDPYWSKLLNRIIKPLIQGNKTERLSQEMTSALYGETISSSVSRVEKYYSCPFAHFAAYGLKLEERAEYRLEAPAMGDLFHAALKWIADETKRLDLTWAQLTKEQCVKLAKEAVNQIVPVFVHQLLLSTNRYRYIQRKLEQIVASTLIALSKHSKVSSFVPIAIEAGFGPGEELPSLEIPLKHHRNMQLRGRIDRVDAANVNGNMFVRIVDYKSSKKGIDLNEVYHGLSLQMLTYLDVAIENAPIWLHEDAEPAGVLYVHMHNPFIQSQKEMEDAELQDAIYKSYKMNGLLLDDPEVIMEMDEQIEGFSKVIPVRMNKDGNLSKASSKVVEPEQMKLLQSFVRKKHEQAGNGMNAGDTRVYPYRLKDKMPCTYCSYRSVCQFDPQDPAQGVRVLKVEQPDVVTEKIREEMGQNEDS
- a CDS encoding DUF418 domain-containing protein, producing MRPTGEKERVISIDVMRGFALLGIFVVNMLFFHSPYIYVNPYSWYQAPGDYETYKWIDIFVQGSVYPLFSMLFGYGLAMQFMKTQEKGTSFTKLAVRRLLVLLLIGCIHAFLIWSGDILITYALAGLVLITMMKLKPFWLLLISALLFLIPNGLLSGLLFVLAKVDPNNAILYTGIQEVEASIVAYSQGSWVDVFWQRLDDWLYVTGGGAIVIMMIIMIVPFLLIGAAAAKLKLIERARELKVFWIITIIIGLAAGTAIKWIPYVMGDNVFTITAQDTFGGPLQAMAYAGIIALLCTIPVVPKILSPVAKAGRMSMTIYLMQSIIATTIFYAYGFGLYGKIDIVTGTWMAVGIYVLQLVFAEIWFIRFEQGPVEALWRKLTYSNILSKKDENKINL
- a CDS encoding TVP38/TMEM64 family protein; protein product: MPDWFSLETLSNLTNEYRALGPIIGILLPFLEAFLPFLPLVVFIVANVTAYGLLFGFLLSWIGSVAGAYTVFLVIRKYGRARVLGFITRHEKIQKLILWVERNGFGPLFLLICFPFTPSAIINIVAGLSNMKKNTYLWTVTLGKFIMISVVSFIGSDIKSFVTQPLRTAIVVLVIANLWFVGKWIEKRINTKVEADLQKISNESKLKRGENLE
- the lepB gene encoding signal peptidase I — its product is MSKTKKEVVEWLAAIIIGVVIVTIVRMFIATNYEVVGKSMMPTVSDHDKVIVNKLSPINRMDIIIFHGAQNEDYVKRVIGIPGDTIKYENDELFINNKKVEEPFLETYEAYKHPEENFTEDFELSEVTGSMTVPPNRYFVLGDNRMSSLDSRYFHFIEKDEIIGEVKVRYWPISSFTFNFYSE